Proteins encoded by one window of Actinomycetota bacterium:
- a CDS encoding GNAT family N-acetyltransferase: MSEAPVIEEATAEDRIAIAHLNVWAYREFSNELGAEVWPGMVKTLTAISPASETATFLVVRGDGGLLGSVAYRPPGWALPPLPVAWASVDLLAVAPNARNEGVARALVLACLERAAADGADTIAATVNGLMTGAQALFSSLGFHKEQGLAKRGAQPYWLFRKTLG, encoded by the coding sequence GTGAGCGAAGCCCCCGTCATCGAAGAAGCCACCGCCGAGGACCGCATTGCCATCGCGCACCTGAACGTGTGGGCCTACCGGGAGTTCTCGAACGAGCTCGGTGCCGAGGTCTGGCCCGGGATGGTGAAGACCCTGACCGCGATCTCCCCGGCGTCGGAGACCGCCACGTTTCTCGTCGTCCGCGGGGACGGCGGCCTGTTGGGCTCGGTCGCCTACCGGCCTCCCGGGTGGGCTCTGCCCCCGCTGCCGGTCGCCTGGGCTTCCGTCGACCTCCTGGCGGTAGCGCCGAACGCACGCAACGAGGGCGTCGCCCGGGCGCTGGTCCTGGCCTGTCTGGAACGGGCGGCCGCCGACGGCGCAGACACGATTGCCGCCACCGTCAACGGGCTGATGACCGGCGCCCAGGCCCTGTTTTCGAGCCTCGGGTTCCACAAGGAGCAGGGCCTGGCCAAACGGGGCGCCCAACCCTACTGGCTGTTTCGCAAAACGCTGGGTTAG